The following are encoded together in the Lepidochelys kempii isolate rLepKem1 chromosome 7, rLepKem1.hap2, whole genome shotgun sequence genome:
- the PPP1R3C gene encoding protein phosphatase 1 regulatory subunit 3C, with product MHCTRMIQILDPRPLPSSMMPVDVAMRICLAHSPPLKRILSPLDDYQRRNFVNRFKPLRPCLNVKRDSECRNNEWNHSPSRAKKRVVFADSKGLSLTAIHVFSEIQEHPVWDLQFDLLDLQDITAGLKLHEEKNLILGFSQPSADYLDFRNRLQKNFICLENCTLQERAVAGTVKVKNMSYEKKVQVRITFDTWKTYTDVDCIYMNNVYGDSDSDTFSFAIELPPAIPTQKKIEFCISYQSGEHIFWDNNEGQNYKIVHAEWKPDGVQAPASTQRDCTVHKIPRKTHETEYEQLGSPRLSNGFFPEWQSWGRIENSAPYW from the coding sequence AATGATACAGATCTTGGACCCAAGGCCTTTGCCCAGCTCCATGATGCCTGTTGATGTGGCCATGAGAATTTGCTTAGCCCATTCGCCACCTCTGAAGAGAATTCTCAGCCCTCTTGATGACTATCAAAGAAGAAACTTTGTTAACAGATTCAAGCCTCTCAGACCATGTCTCAACGTGAAACGTGATTCTGAGTGTCGAAATAATGAATGGAACCACTCCCCAAGCCGAGCCAAGAAGCGAGTTGTGTTTGCGGATTCAAAGGGGCTATCTCTGACTGCAATCCATGTTTTCTCTGAAATCCAGGAGCATCCAGTGTGGGATCTTCAGTTTGACTTGTTAGACCTTCAAGATATAACTGCTGGTTTAAAACTACATGAAGAGAAAAATTTGATTTTGGGTTTCTCTCAGCCTTCAGCTGATTACTTAGATTTCCGGAATCGCTTGCAGAAGAACTTTATCTGTCTTGAGAATTGCACCCTCCAAGAAAGGGCTGTGGCAGGGACTGTGAAAGTgaaaaacatgagctatgagaaGAAGGTTCAGGTTCGAATTACGTTTGATACGTGGAAAACCTACACTGATGTTGACTGTATATATATGAACAATGTGTATGGCGACTCTGACAGTGACACTTTCTCATTTGCCATTGAGCTGCCTCCAGCCATTCCCACTCAAAAGAAGATTGAGTTCTGCATTTCTTACCAAAGTGGTGAGCACATCTTCTGGGACAATAATGAGGGTCAGAACTACAAGATTGTCCATGCAGAATGGAAACCTGATGGCGTCCAAGCACCAGCATCTACTCAAAGAGACTGCACAGTTCATAAGATTCCAAGGAAGACACATGAAACAGAGTATGAGCAGCTTGGCAGTCCGAGGCTGTCAAATGGCTTCTTTCCTGAGTGGCAAAGCTGGGGTAGGATTGAAAACTCAGCCCCATATTGGTGA